The following proteins are encoded in a genomic region of Stutzerimonas balearica DSM 6083:
- a CDS encoding asparaginase yields MTQSPTRLLVLYTGGTIGMQQSAAGLMPASGFETRLRERQAETGEALPDWIFREFVPPLDSANMQPANWLQMAATIRAAVDHDGCNAVLVLHGTDTLAYSAAALSFLLLELPAPVLLTGSMLPAAAPGSDAWDNLFGAMRALQEHRVEGVCLFFNGALLHGARVSKLRSDDFDAFAEAPRKRQGPRADRRLPMSYRSAWQPRGVAVLPLYPGVAAAQLTALADSGVQALLLECYGSGTGPADDPAFVAALREAHARGLVLGAISQCPGGHVEFGVYAAGSGLRDAGLVSGGGMTREAALGKLFALLAAGLDQADVEYWFGHDLCGEMAG; encoded by the coding sequence GTGACGCAATCCCCCACACGTCTGCTGGTGCTGTACACCGGCGGCACCATCGGCATGCAGCAGAGTGCCGCCGGCCTGATGCCTGCCTCCGGCTTCGAGACACGTCTGCGCGAGCGCCAGGCCGAGACGGGCGAGGCCCTGCCGGACTGGATCTTCCGTGAGTTCGTCCCGCCGCTGGACAGCGCCAACATGCAGCCCGCGAACTGGCTGCAGATGGCCGCCACGATCCGTGCGGCGGTGGACCACGACGGCTGCAATGCGGTGTTGGTCCTGCATGGCACCGACACCCTGGCCTACAGCGCGGCGGCCCTGTCGTTTCTGCTGCTCGAGCTGCCGGCACCGGTGCTGCTGACCGGCTCCATGCTGCCGGCGGCGGCGCCCGGCAGCGACGCCTGGGACAACCTGTTCGGCGCCATGCGTGCCCTGCAGGAACACCGGGTCGAAGGCGTGTGCCTGTTCTTCAACGGTGCGCTGCTGCACGGCGCCCGGGTCAGCAAGTTGCGCAGCGACGACTTCGATGCCTTTGCCGAGGCGCCGCGCAAGCGCCAGGGGCCACGTGCCGATCGGCGCCTGCCGATGAGCTACCGCAGCGCCTGGCAGCCGCGCGGCGTGGCAGTGCTGCCGTTGTATCCCGGCGTGGCCGCCGCACAGTTGACGGCCCTGGCCGACAGCGGGGTGCAGGCGCTGCTGCTCGAGTGCTACGGCAGCGGAACCGGCCCGGCCGATGACCCGGCCTTTGTCGCCGCCCTGCGCGAGGCGCATGCGCGCGGGCTGGTGCTCGGCGCGATCAGCCAGTGCCCGGGCGGGCATGTGGAATTCGGCGTCTACGCCGCCGGTAGCGGCCTGCGCGATGCCGGCCTGGTGTCCGGTGGCGGGATGACCCGCGAAGCCGCCCTCGGCAAGCTCTTCGCGCTGCTCGCCGCCGGCCTCGACCAGGCCGACGTCGAGTACTGGTTCGGCCACGACCTGTGCGGCGAGATGGCGGGCTGA
- a CDS encoding carbonic anhydrase encodes MNDDRTSETAQEALDAIVGGVKRFREEIYPQQRELFKKLAHEQTPRAMFITCADSRIIPELITQSSPGDLFVTRNVGNVVPPYGQMLGGVSTAIEFAVMALGVQHIIICGHSDCGAMKAVLNPVTLESMPTVKAWLRHSEVAKTVVAQNCGCANEHTLGILTEENVVAQLDHLRTHPSVAARLASGQLFIHGWVYDIETSAIRAYDAERGEFRLIGDGPLPMATPKPRYPQA; translated from the coding sequence ATGAACGATGACAGGACGAGCGAAACCGCGCAGGAAGCCCTCGACGCCATCGTCGGGGGCGTCAAGCGCTTTCGCGAGGAGATCTATCCGCAGCAGCGCGAGCTGTTCAAGAAGCTTGCCCACGAGCAGACGCCGCGGGCGATGTTCATCACCTGCGCCGACTCGCGCATCATCCCCGAGCTGATCACCCAGAGTTCGCCGGGCGACCTGTTCGTTACCCGCAACGTGGGCAACGTGGTGCCGCCCTACGGCCAGATGCTCGGCGGCGTGTCCACGGCGATCGAGTTCGCGGTGATGGCGCTCGGCGTGCAGCACATCATCATCTGCGGTCATTCGGACTGCGGCGCGATGAAGGCGGTGCTCAACCCGGTGACGCTGGAGAGCATGCCGACGGTCAAGGCCTGGCTGCGCCATTCCGAAGTCGCCAAGACGGTCGTCGCGCAGAACTGCGGCTGCGCCAACGAGCACACCCTGGGCATCCTCACCGAGGAAAACGTGGTGGCCCAGCTCGACCACCTGCGTACCCACCCGTCGGTCGCCGCGCGGCTGGCCAGCGGCCAGCTGTTCATCCACGGCTGGGTCTACGACATCGAGACCAGCGCCATCCGTGCCTACGATGCCGAGCGCGGCGAGTTCCGCCTGATCGGCGATGGGCCGCTGCCGATGGCCACGCCGAAGCCGCGTTACCCGCAGGCCTGA
- the glsB gene encoding glutaminase B: MQALLEQILDEVRPLLGRGRVADYIPALADVAADQLGIAVCSAEGELFEAGDARTPFSIQSISKVFSLVQAIGHRGESLWERLGHEPSGQPFNSLVQLEFERGRPRNPFINAGALVICDINQSRFATPEISLRDFVRRLSGNPHVVSDARVAESEYQHRARNAAMAYLMQAFGNFHNDVEAVLRSYFHHCALRMNCVDLARAFGFLARDGHCLSSGEAVLTPRQARQVNAIMATSGLYDEAGNFAYRVGLPGKSGVGGGIVAVVPGRFSICVWSPELNAAGNSLIGMAALEALSQRIDWSVF, encoded by the coding sequence ATGCAAGCCCTGCTTGAACAGATACTTGACGAGGTACGGCCGCTGCTCGGCCGCGGGCGCGTCGCCGACTACATCCCGGCGCTGGCCGATGTGGCCGCCGACCAGCTGGGCATTGCCGTGTGCAGCGCCGAGGGCGAGCTGTTCGAGGCCGGCGATGCGCGCACACCGTTCTCGATCCAGAGCATCTCCAAGGTCTTCAGCCTGGTCCAGGCCATCGGCCACCGTGGTGAATCACTGTGGGAGCGCCTCGGGCACGAGCCGTCGGGGCAGCCGTTCAATTCGCTGGTGCAGCTGGAATTCGAGCGTGGGCGGCCACGCAATCCGTTCATCAATGCCGGCGCACTGGTGATCTGCGACATCAACCAGTCGCGCTTCGCCACCCCGGAGATCTCGCTGCGCGACTTCGTCCGGCGTCTGTCCGGCAACCCGCACGTCGTCTCGGATGCGCGGGTGGCCGAGTCCGAATACCAGCACCGGGCGCGCAATGCGGCCATGGCCTACCTGATGCAGGCGTTCGGCAATTTCCACAACGATGTCGAGGCGGTGCTGCGCAGCTATTTCCACCATTGCGCGCTGCGCATGAACTGCGTCGACCTGGCCCGCGCCTTCGGCTTTCTCGCGCGCGACGGGCATTGCCTGTCGAGCGGCGAGGCGGTGCTCACGCCGCGCCAGGCGCGCCAGGTGAACGCAATCATGGCCACCAGCGGTCTGTATGACGAGGCCGGCAACTTCGCCTACCGCGTCGGCCTGCCGGGCAAGAGCGGCGTCGGTGGCGGCATCGTCGCGGTGGTCCCGGGGCGCTTCAGCATCTGCGTCTGGTCACCGGAACTCAACGCCGCCGGCAATTCGCTGATCGGCATGGCCGCGCTGGAGGCCCTGTCGCAGCGCATCGACTGGTCGGTGTTCTGA
- a CDS encoding P-II family nitrogen regulator yields the protein MPGHTRTLLTVICEAALEHKLVADLQALGAPGWTLSDARGSGSRGVRSAGWDTDGNIRLEVICSREIAERIAAHLEQRYYEDFAMVCYLAEVEVLRPEKF from the coding sequence ATGCCTGGCCATACCCGCACCCTGCTCACCGTGATCTGCGAGGCCGCACTGGAACACAAGCTGGTCGCCGACCTGCAGGCGCTCGGCGCGCCCGGCTGGACCCTGTCGGACGCACGCGGCAGCGGCAGCCGCGGCGTGCGCAGCGCCGGCTGGGATACCGACGGCAACATTCGCCTGGAGGTCATCTGCAGCCGCGAGATCGCCGAGCGCATCGCCGCGCATCTCGAACAGCGCTACTACGAGGACTTCGCCATGGTCTGCTACCTGGCCGAGGTCGAAGTGCTGCGCCCGGAGAAGTTCTGA
- a CDS encoding sodium-dependent bicarbonate transport family permease, with protein sequence MGIDPVVLFFVFGLLAGLVKSELKLPPALYDTLSIVLLLAIGLHGGVELAEQASAALLGQSLLVLLLGIVLPVIAFGLLRGLRFDRINAAAVAAHYGSVSAGTFAVVVAYLAAREVFFESYMPLFVAILEIPAILVGILLAKGVSKDTDWKELGREIFLGKSIMLLLGGLVIGVVAGKEAIKPLEPLYTSMFKPVLAFFLLEMGLIASGQLGSLRRYGIKLAAFALLMPLLGALIGALLARFMGLSLGGTAMLATLAASASYIAVPAAMRLAVPEANPSLSLTASLGITFPFNILIGIPLYLALAEQLIAWGF encoded by the coding sequence ATGGGAATCGACCCAGTCGTGTTGTTCTTTGTGTTCGGCCTGCTGGCCGGTCTGGTCAAGAGCGAGCTGAAGCTGCCGCCGGCGCTCTATGACACCCTGTCCATCGTCCTGCTGCTGGCCATCGGTCTGCATGGCGGCGTGGAACTGGCCGAACAGGCCAGTGCCGCGCTGCTTGGCCAGTCGCTGCTGGTGCTGCTGCTCGGCATCGTGCTGCCGGTGATCGCCTTCGGCCTGCTGCGCGGGCTGCGCTTCGACCGCATCAACGCGGCGGCGGTGGCGGCGCACTACGGTTCGGTGAGCGCCGGTACCTTCGCGGTGGTGGTGGCCTACCTGGCGGCGCGGGAGGTCTTCTTCGAGAGCTACATGCCGCTGTTCGTGGCGATTCTCGAGATTCCGGCGATCCTGGTCGGCATTCTGCTGGCCAAGGGCGTATCGAAGGACACCGACTGGAAGGAGCTGGGGCGCGAGATCTTTCTTGGCAAGAGCATCATGCTGCTGCTCGGTGGCCTGGTGATCGGCGTGGTCGCCGGCAAGGAAGCGATCAAGCCGCTCGAGCCGCTGTACACCAGCATGTTCAAGCCGGTGCTGGCGTTCTTCCTGCTGGAGATGGGCCTGATCGCCTCCGGCCAGCTCGGCTCGCTCCGGCGCTACGGCATCAAGCTCGCCGCCTTCGCCCTGCTGATGCCGCTGCTCGGGGCGCTGATCGGCGCGCTGCTGGCGCGCTTCATGGGGCTGTCGCTCGGCGGCACGGCGATGCTCGCCACGCTGGCGGCCAGCGCCTCCTACATCGCGGTTCCGGCGGCGATGCGCCTGGCGGTGCCGGAGGCCAATCCATCGCTGTCGCTGACCGCCTCGCTCGGTATCACCTTTCCATTCAACATCCTGATCGGCATTCCGCTGTACCTGGCCCTGGCCGAACAGCTGATCGCCTGGGGGTTCTGA